A DNA window from Argopecten irradians isolate NY chromosome 10, Ai_NY, whole genome shotgun sequence contains the following coding sequences:
- the LOC138333178 gene encoding sacsin-like — MQHYDPSGWHIRIGDQSTECKNVHRLLLYCMASDNFAVQIIGVPLCLTQDMTLKVFKEGSETFCSTQFSILPCSRSRFLHTILTDICDIEELQGLIFRHFDIPSFSQHLADNLSQEKFRRPRLLVDWIPENENIPNLQWIRCVWQFLVEQEKKSRDKQNADKSHTDSSRCVRTIPDVLQHVASWNLVPCVLVEKTGKLETKRRVLSSLSIFEEVLDLDSFTGVLHEALSKLGLPVLDRTVLNNPFILSLLPHDKKPAMVLNCLYLHRNETGFQNLPKSVADAILEYFVDHLKDVQLLEDWKHKLKSLPLHLTVQGEHVSVEMDHCVLVLPKHIPSEGIKEWGNSTGTLLLKQNKKLKPIYDEFKYTESSICDVYTSHILAKIEYLPTQHIQVHLNHIKDSLLQSYNNDYKPEQKTLIAALGRLCIFDTEKGGRRNASGLYSPHVRLFQIMKSDQLHFPMAPYNEQGWRSFMELIGMVKEASTELILQFSYQIETEGKREITEEVTEKSYTLLEYIWSIDKLETLGLLSRIRAIKFIVPPLISGTKHDIYPQFECGKLMAFEGAVPESYSNVIWSSCSILPEIADPFIGGFNRKKSDAVARQLQVCLKQPPLDKVIQHTQNVCDALKDQCEQHRWQKDDAYLESLMSDIYKYLWDHGAKESIVIERLRQKPLVYLPSENKFVKCGNLVIYLDDNGEIKPFLYPAPMVFGSNFALFKLLGTDERATCATYARVLEGITQEVKDVELHANERLSAQKAIDGLFSRLRNMETEICLQVQILYLPTKENKMVNSTQMIYSDNDKLYDAIGKEAGLPYFVGFKSLDLRYFDFDIEKLPDKYRPQVLTKLVKERFDATDIEVTQGHHTRLLQEFIQTPAFVEGLLRISHHDRLKLRFTKSYEEKQESSVLTGLQKIKVLQVKDLNVDYVYNGRVVGRKTGVFGHICKEENEQQGVAWNFYTKIPPEMERNDWIMKIEREFVKLLKKTTGIDCSMHRPILLKILMAMDYPETISGIMNSEEYREYRINASLLADFLPKCGTYVHEKWHHMLDNNTFTFDIGEYVAVHLTDDAMDSQEKTIYIYGRIEKLGGSDIVGELSDEFTKYEVDVGEGRFIEKHAFDMYKILRRRTTSNELVSAVEVANRMPAKTTPLQVIFKEVRKKLKAIWTLPEKERTLLFKRYLRRWHPDKNISNEEQATETFKYIKFVWDRLTNGDPVNIDDDVDPSSYSDSRPSANQEFYDNVYRQCSREKEWHRATAESRGGHHRSYNAFDTDPVPNPIEQRKWFKQAELDLCAAEHFMQSAEEVQGYNWICYMCHQAVEKSLKSIMYGKDANKVTKGHDIIQIADSLSDDSLLAAAGELQNLLGYHTHMRYPDVHAAGKIPSTSFTRLQAESALVIAKRILEEVNAKT; from the exons ATGCAACATTATGATCCATCCGGATGGCACATCCGTATCGGAGACCAGTCTACAGAATGCAAAAATGTTCACAGGTTACTACTGTACTGCATGGCAAGTGACAATTTTGCCGTACAAATCATTGGCGTTCCTTTGTGTTTAACCCAGGATATGACACTAAAGGTTTTCAAGGAAGGAAGTGAAACATTTTGCAGTACGCAATTTTCTATTTTGCCTTGTTCCAGAAGTCGCTTTCTTCATACAATTCTAACGGATATTTGTGACATAGAGGAGTTACAGGGACTCATATTCAGACATTTTGATATTCCATCATTTTCTCAGCACTTAGCAGACAACTTGAGTCAAGAAAAGTTTAGGCGTCCTCGATTATTAGTGGATTGGATCCCCGAGAATGAAAATATTCCGAACTTACAATGGATTCGCTGTGTATGGCAGTTTTTGGTAGAACAGGAAAAGAAAAGCAGGGACAAACAAAACGCCGATAAGTCTCACACTGATAGCAGTAGATGTGTTCGGACAATTCCAGATGTTTTGCAACACGTTGCTTCCTGGAACTTGGTACCGTGTGTGCTCGTTGAAAAGACAGGAAAACTTGAAACAAAGAGAAGAGTTTTATCGTCTCTGTCAATTTTTGAAGAAGTTCTGGATTTGGATTCCTTCACAGGAGTCTTGCACGAAGCATTGAGTAAGCTAGGACTTCCTGTTCTTGACCGGACTGTGCTGAACAATCCTTTCATCCTCTCATTGCTACCACATGACAAAAAGCCAGCAATGGTTTTGAACTGTTTGTACCTACATCGCAATGAAACAGGATTCCAAAATCTTCCAAAGTCTGTAGCCGATGCTATTTTAGAGTATTTTGTTGATCATTTAAAAGATGTTCAATTGCTCGAAGattggaaacataaactgaagTCGCTCCCGCTACATTTGACAGTACAAGGAGAACATGTTTCGGTTGAGATGGATCACTGTGTCCTGGTACTTCCTAAGCATATACCATCGGAGGGAATCAAAGAATGGGGAAACAGTACAGGCACACTACTTTTGAAGCAAAACAAGAAGCTGAAGCCAATTTATGATGAATTCAAGTACACGGAAAGCAGCATTTGTGATGTTTACACAAGTCACATCTTAGCCAAGATTGAATATCTTCCAACACAACATATTCAGGTCCACTTGAATCATATTAAGGATAGCCTTCTTCAATCTtataacaatgattataaaCCTGAGCAGAAAACATTGATTGCTGCACTGGGGAGATTGTGCATTTTTGACACAGAGAAAGGAGGACGTAGAAATGCATCTGGATTATACAGTCCACATGTGAGACTATTTCAGATCATGAAGAGCGATCAGCTACACTTTCCAATGGCACCGTACAATGAACAAGGATGGCGATCATTCATGGAACTCATTGGTATGGTCAAGGAAGCATCCACTGAGCTGATTCTCCAATTTTCTTATCAGATTGAAACAGAAGGAAAGCGTGAAATCACAGAGGAGGTTACAGAGAAGTCTTATACATTACTCGAGTACATCTGGAGTATAGATAAATTAGAGACTTTGGGTTTACTTTCAAGGATACGTGCAATAAAGTTTATCGTACCACCATTGATATCCGGAACCAAACACGATATTTATCCGCAGTTCGAATGTGGGAAATTAATGGCATTTGAAGGAGCTGTCCCTGAAAGTTATTCTAACGTTATTTGGAGTAGCTGTAGCATCCTTCCAGAAATAGCTGATCCATTCATTGGCGGTTTTAATAGAAAGAAATCCGATGCAGTAGCCAGACAACTGCAGGTATGCTTGAAACAACCACCGCTTGATAAGGTTATTCAACACACGCAAAATGTATGTGATGCGTTGAAAGACCAGTGTGAACAACATCGCTGGCAAAAAGATGATGCATATTTGGAAAGTCTCATGTCCGATATCTATAAGTACTTGTGGGACCATGGAGCGAAGGAAAGCATTGTCATCGAGCGACTACGTCAGAAACCGTTAGTATATCTACCATCAGAAAACAAATTTGTGAAGTGTGGGAATCTAGTTATCTACCTGGACGACAATGGAGAAATCAAACCGTTCCTATACCCAGCTCCGATGGTGTTTGGTAGTAATTTTGCATTATTCAAACTGCTTGGTACAGATGAAAGGGCTACATGTGCAACGTATGCAAGAGTGTTAGAAGGGATCACACAGGAGGTGAAAGATGTAGAATTACATGCAAACGAGCGATTGTCTGCACAGAAAGCTATCGACGGACTATTTAGTCGTTTGCGAAACATGGAAACTGAAATATGCTTACAGGTACAAATCCTGTATCTTCCTACCAAAGAGAACAAAATGGTGAACTCTACACAAATGATCTACTCCGACAATGATAAGCTGTACGATGCCATTGGGAAGGAAGCGGGATTGCCGTATTTTGTAGGCTTCAAATCTTTGGATCTACGCTATTTTGACTTTGACATTGAGAAATTACCAGACAAATACAGACCACAGGTTTTAACAAAGTTGGTAAAGGAAAGGTTTGATGCAACAGACATTGAAGTTACCCAAGGACACCATACAAGACTGTTGCAGGAATTCATCCAAACTCCTGCATTTGTTGAGGGACTCCTACGCATTTCACATCATGATAGACTGAAATTACGATTTACAAAATCGTATGAAGAAAAACAGGAAAGTAGTGTGTTGACTGGACTGCAGAAAATAAAAGTGCTACAAGTAAAAGACTTAAATGTTGATTATGTCTACAACGGAAGAGTTGTAGGACGCAAAACAGGTGTATTTGGTCACATCTGTAAGGAAGAAAATGAGCAACAGGGAGTTGCATGGAACTTTTACACAAAGATTCCGCCTGAGATGGAAAGAAACGACTggattatgaaaattgaaagaGAGTTCGTCAAACTTCTAAAGAAAACAACTGGTATTGATTGTTCTATGCATCGACCAATTCTGCTAAAAATCCTGATGGCAATGGATTACCCAGAAACAATATCCGGCATTATGAATTCGGAAGAATACCGAGAATATAGGATTAATGCGTCGCTTTTGGCCGATTTTCTCCCGAAATGTGGTACCTACGTTCATGAGAAATGGCATCATATGCTAGACAACAACACATTTACGTTTGACATCGGGGAATATGTGGCGGTTCACTTGACGGATGATGCAATggattcacaagaaaaaaccatttatatatatggaagGATTGAGAAGTTAGGGGGTTCCGATATCGTGGGAGAGCTATCAGATGAATTCACAAAATACGAAGTCGACGTTGGAGAAGGCAGGTTTATTGAAAAACATGCTTTCGACATGTACAAAATTCTTCGCAGAAGAACAACTTCGAACGAGTTGGTCAGCGCAGTTGAGGTTGCAAACAGAATGCCTGCAAAAACGACACCTCTTCAAGTAATTTTCAAGGAGGTCAGAAAAAAATTGAAGGCAATTTGGACCTTACCGGAGAAGGAACGAACTCTTCTCTTCAAGAGATATCTAAGGCGCTGGCACCCGGACAAGAATATTAGCAATGAAGAACAGGCAACAGAAACATTCAAGTATATCAAGTTTGTCTGGGACAGACTCACGAATGGTGATCCGGTAAACATTGACGATGATGTCGACCCCTCTAGTTATTCTGACTCCCGACCATCTGCAAACCAAGAATTCTACGATAACGTCTATCGACAGTGTTCTAGAGAAAAAGAATGGCACCGAGCGACAGCGGAGTCACGAGGAGGACACCATAGATCCTACAACGCATTTGACACCGATCCTGTGCCCAACCCTATCGAACAAAGGAAGTGGTTCAAACAAGCAGAACTGGATCTCTGTGCAGCAGAACACTTCATGCAGTCTGCAGAGGAGGTCCAAGGGTACAACTGGATATGTTACATGTGTCATCAG GCGGTGGAGAAATCGTTGAAGTCAATAATGTATGGAAAGGATGCCAATAAAGTCACCAAAGGTCACGACATTATTCAAATAGCAGACTCTTTATCTGACGATTCACTTTTGGCTGCTGCTGGTGAACTACAGAATCTCCTTGGTTACCATACACACATGCGATATCCGGATGTACATGCAGCTGGTAAGATTCCATCCACATCATTTACCAGACTTCAGGCAGAGTCTGCTCTCGTAATAGCGAAGAGGATCCTGGAGGAAGTGAACGCAAAGACCTAA